A genomic region of Leishmania braziliensis MHOM/BR/75/M2904 complete genome, chromosome 33 contains the following coding sequences:
- a CDS encoding putative aminopeptidase yields MSTYKRVRSESAREEANVSAFVDSCVNFESNVTFYTVEKGHELTVKAGRVQTVLVLGTDAQLKETSATAVCPYYDAAACAAAATAPESRAHVVRVTTTVRLLIGKVPSVASRHNCPSRPDQVSEIVKHAMAECPAADIEAGLDIYYLGRGQEVSVATAIARSCNQSFTAKRGRAEKSYLNAGRPVRVVMLSGKTASLAVIAQCVQLCQRLVNAPTNLLDTVTFTEIAMRWIDKLKAAGNDVVTDVMAGEELRERGYGGLYGTGKAAEYPPHLVTLSYKPRACISPKDRVAFVGKGIVYDTGGLAIKSRDGMCTMKHDMGGAAAVFCGLLCLAMLHAPIEATSILCLADNAVGPCSQRNDDILRMKSGVTVEINNTDAEGRLVLADGVYHASKELSYTPSIIVDMATLTGAQGIATGQHHAAIYANTDASEKRFVASGKVCGDLCFPVVYCPEFHNPEFYSAVADYKNSVKSRSNAQVSCAGQFIGNNLAKDYNGEWVHVDLAAPATRDEATGFGVALIAHIFAAELL; encoded by the coding sequence ATGAGCACCTACAAGCGCGTGCGCTCTGAGTCggcgcgcgaggaggcgaacGTGTCTGCCTTCGTGGATAGCTGTGTGAACTTCGAGAGCAATGTGACGTTCTACACGGTAGAGAAAGGCCACGAACTGACTGTGAAGGCGGGGCGGGTGCAGACAGTGCTTGTGCTGGGTACGGATGCACAGCTGAAGGAGACCTCTGCGACTGCGGTGTGTCCGTACTATGATGCGGCggcgtgtgctgctgcggcgacggctCCAGAGTCGCGTGCGCACGTGGTGAgggtgacgacgacggtgaggCTGCTGATTGGCAAGGTGCCGTCTGTTGCGTCGCGCCACAACTGCCCATCGCGGCCGGACCAAGTGAGCGAGATTGTGAAGCACGCGATGGCGGAGTGCCCCGCGGCGGACATTGAGGCTGGGCTGGACATCTACTATCTGGGCAGGGGTCAGGAAGTGAGCGTAGCGACCGCGATTGCGCGGTCGTGCAACCAGTCGTTCACTGCGAAGCGCGGACGCGCGGAGAAGAGCTACCTCAATGCTGGCCGCCCGGTGCGCGTGGTGATGCTGTCTGGCAAGACAGCGTCGCTTGCTGTGATTGCGCAGtgcgtgcagctgtgccagcGGCTGGTGAACGCGCCGACGAACCTGCTGGACACGGTGACATTCACTGAGATCGCTATGCGGTGGATCGACAAGCTGAAGGCCGCCGGCAACGATGTGGTCACCGACGTGATGGCTGGGGAGGAGCTCCGCGAGCGTGGGTACGGCGGTCTGTATGGTACAGGGAAGGCCGCTGAGTACCCTCCGCACCTCGTGACGCTGTCGTACAAGCCAAGGGCTTGCATTTCGCCCAAGGATCGAGTAGCGTTCGTAGGCAAAGGCATCGTGTACGACACGGGCGGTCTTGCAATCAAGTCGCGCGACGGCATGTGTACAATGAAGCACGACAtgggcggtgcggcagctgtgTTCTGCGGTCTGCTGTGCTTGGCAATGCTGCATGCCCCGATTGAGGCGACGAGCATCTTGTGTCTCGCTGACAACGCCGTGGGCCCTTGCTCGCAGCGCAACGACGACATCCTGCGCATGAAGTCCGGCGTCACCGTCGAGATCAACAACACCGACGCCGAGGGACGCCTTGTTCTCGCCGATGGTGTCTACCATGCCTCCAAGGAGCTGAGCTACACGCCTAGCATCATTGTGGACATGGCGACACTGACTGGTGCACAAGGCATTGCGACTGGGCAGCACCACGCTGCCATCTACGCCAACACAGATGCCAGCGAAAAGCGCTTTGTCGCCTCTGGCAAGGTGTGCGGCGACTTGTGTTTTCCGGTCGTATACTGCCCTGAATTTCACAACCCCGAGTTTTACAGCGCCGTGGCCGACTACAAGAATAGCGTGAAGAGTCGTAGCAATGCACAGGTGAGTTGTGCCGGGCAGTTTATTGGCAACAATCTGGCCAAAGACTACAATGGCGAGTGGGTGCACGTGGACCTGGCTGCGCCGGCGACCCGCGATGAGGCTACGGGGTTCGGTGTCGCCTTGATTGCGCACATCTTTGCAGCGGAGCTTTTATAG
- a CDS encoding putative mitochondrial processing peptidase alpha subunit, whose protein sequence is MLSVSRLVRGVAETIKRENFTISRLTNGLRVITCDDGNGITGMGLFSLNGPKFEEKGSFGAAAVMESLPLRSNTRMTTEAISQSLGVFGNAYKVTNNREAMSVMLMMPRYHQREGLDVLNGMWLHPTESADEFDVAKAQTLHRSSLTSRDATSMLFELVHKAGWSGRGLGNPLSPTEEQLEELTLEKFHAFHRRYTRPERTVLAATGVTDHVAFVQEAETRLEFPEPAAPSSLLSSAETANKAAAITAQAHPYTGGCEYVQNTTAPESMNKFQEKNLSHMALFFQAIPMAHPDYFTFSVIQTLLGGGTSFSSGGPGKGMQTKLFREVLNREPNLHGMECITAWYSDGGLIGLYGSAPHEYVNNLLKIMVFQAASISQRITLAHLEMAKNQLSSQLILLGEGREQLLNDMGFNLLVHNYTITPQETIQGSAQVTMAGLHHVCSQLIEHPVTFAVYGETRDMPKYKELVEALRKSYASLNKTTPG, encoded by the coding sequence ATGCTTTCTGTGAGTCGCCTTGTGCGCGGTGTTGCTGAGACAATTAAGCGTGAGAACTTCACCATATCCCGTCTTACGAACGGACTCCGAGTCATCACATGCGATGACGGCAACGGCATCACCGGCATGGGGCTTTTCTCCTTGAACGGCCCCAAGTttgaggagaaggggagttttggtgcggcggcggtgatggagtCACTGCCACTGCGCAGCAACACGCGCATGACGACCGAGGCGATTAGCCAGTCCCTCGGCGTCTTTGGCAACGCGTACAAGGTGACTAACAATCGAGAGGCCATGTCTGTCATGCTCATGATGCCGCGCTATCATCAGCGAGAGGGACTCGATGTGCTTAACGGCATGTGGCTGCACCCAACCGAGAGCGCCGACGAGTTCGACGTGGCAAAGGCGCAGACTCTGCACCGCAGCTCTCTCACGAGCCGTGACGCGACGAGCATGCTGTTTGAGCTTGTTCACAAGGCCGGCTGGAGTGGTCGCGGACTCGGCAACCCGCTCTCCCCGacagaggagcagctggaggagctgacACTGGAGAAGTTTCACGCCTTTCACCGCCGCTACACCAGGCCGGAGCGGACAGTGCTGGCAGCAACGGGTGTAACAGATCACGTGGCATTTGTGCAGGAGGCTGAGACGCGGTTGGAGTTCCCTGAacccgcggcgccgtcgtccctCCTGTCTAGCGCAGAGACGGCGAACAAGGCAGCTGCCATCACAGCTCAGGCTCACCCATACACGGGCGGTTGCGAGTACGTGCAGAACACAACGGCGCCAGAGTCCATGAACAAGTTTCAAGAGAAGAATCTTAGCCACATGGCCCTCTTCTTCCAGGCCATCCCAATGGCCCACCCTGACTATTTCACCTTCTCAGTCATTCAGACATTGCTGGGTGGCGGCACCTCGTTCAGCTCCGGTGGCCCTGGCAAGGGCATGCAAACAAAACTGTTTCGCGAGGTGTTGAACCGTGAGCCGAACCTGCACGGCATGGAGTGCATCACGGCATGGTACAGCGATGGTGGCTTAATTGGCCTCTACGGCTCTGCCCCACACGAGTATGTGAACAATTTGTTGAAGATCATGGTTTTCCAGGCAGCGTCGATTAGCCAGCGCATCACGCTGGCGCACCTGGAGATGGCTAAAAACCAGCTAAGCTCGCAGCTTATTCTtctgggggaggggcgcgagcagctgctgaatgACATGGGATTTAACCTTCTCGTGCACAACTACACCATTACGCCGCAGGAGACCATTCAAGGGAGCGCGCAGGTGACCATGGCGGGACTCCATCACGTGTGCTCGCAGCTAATTGAGCATCCCGTGACGTTTGCCGTGTATGGGGAGACCAGGGACATGCCCAAGTACAAGGAGCTCGTGGAGGCTCTGAGGAAGTCGTATGCGTCCTTAAACAAGACCACGCCAGGGTGA
- a CDS encoding putative enoyl-CoA hydratase/Enoyl-CoA isomerase/3-hydroxyacyl-CoA dehydrogenase has protein sequence MRRAETLSKHLQDNAFVRVERRGTVGLIRMLSSAPPRSQVGGCVLCAPMRAQILRALKTLEADADCLFIVLTSTSYRFFSSGIDIANFTECFVSDLTAQPPVPSLSELTAAVEMCPKVCVAAIQGLCSSWGLELALAADYRICEVNAQFRFPEVRLGITPGGGGVQRLISQVGVPHALNMLCYGRPVYAREAYQIGLIDRPPYSAPNLWTSLAEFIEKHVTAAAPIKLGGDGEKTSSLHTLKDAQTAKALALHRRHTCPAYVHLPFFNRGLYAWMKHKLRESVPREVQAPYRAIEAVKLAVAYSDRRGGSGSHPNPNRVNGSVAAAAYAAAERSLFESCLLLPEAQGMQHLLCASQRTSVSWEKKSLWLSPPVPGLSIMGDVGAAPHFAVKPSASVASVYNPSADDATAQVGLKMVAVIGAGTMGTSIALMLLWKSEIEVILVEMDVQRQEVARHTIEDYLRSRVEAHRLSAHRRDDMLRRLRVMGSLITPFPPVLADADLVFECAPEVAAIKQSIFTRLDSVCKRSTILATSSLALEVNELAAITRRPGQVLGMHFFPPANESLLVEVIRGTATEQWVVERIMHLLCQLDKYPILSVSRHGSVGTRLLLTALYQAYAMLEDGCFPLQIDRALRKNFHFTRGLFELEDIIGLDVMGMARASMLAAVARASATPPPLPKRVGIEPSAPSAVEISNAWWLPSRPVFDIPDALIAAGALGRKTRTGWYNYVTPKDASLGYRLRHPIASWLSTRSGTDNVGTGSAAKGGAAAGITNASDCALSLSDPSMTSAMAASSVASRHLYPLVSLTSLVLQHNYSIEYRTIDCSKRRRVTRRPFHEEEIFERIVFAMVNEAAKIMADGVIASSADIDCTSVYAFGFPAWKGGLCYYADHVAGIDHIVQKMQVYQRALGSEEFPAPCLVLREMQAKGKTFATMFN, from the coding sequence ATGAGGCGCGCAGAGACGCTGTCCAAGCACCTGCAGGACAACGCCTTTGTCCGCGTCGAGCGCCGCGGTACGGTTGGCCTGATCCGCATGCTGAGCTCAGCGCCGCCCCGGTCGCAAGTCGGTGGCTGCGTCTTATGTGCGCCGATGCGAGCGCAGATCCTGCGTGCCCTCAAGACGCTAGAAGCCGACGCCGACTGTCTCTTTATTGTGCTCACCTCGACTAGCTACCGGTTCTTCTCCAGTGGCATCGATATCGCCAACTTCACGGAGTGCTTTGTCTCCGACCTCACCGCGCAACCGCCTGTCCCATCGCTGTCGGAGTTGACAGCCGCCGTGGAAATGTGCCCAAAGGTGTGCGTAGCCGCCATTCAGGGCCTCTGCTCATCCTGGGGGCTCGAGCTGGCGTTGGCGGCGGACTACCGGATTTGCGAGGTCAACGCGCAGTTCCGCTTCCCAGAGGTGCGGCTTGGCATCACCcccggcggtggcggcgtgcaGCGTCTTATCTCCCAGGTTGGGGTGCCGCACGCGCTGAACATGCTATGCTACGGTCGTCCAGTGTATGCGAGAGAAGCGTACCAGATAGGTCTCATCGACCGACCACCGTACAGCGCCCCGAACTTGTGGACGTCATTGGCGGAGTTCATTGAGAAGCacgtcaccgctgctgcaccaatCAAGCTaggcggtgatggagagAAGACGTCGAGCCTGCACACACTGAAGGATGCGCAGACGGCTAAAGCACTTGccctgcaccgccgtcacACTTGCCCGGCATACGTCCACCTCCCCTTCTTTAACCGCGGCTTGTACGCATGGATGAAGCACAAGCTACGCGAATCGGTGCCGCGCGAGGTTCAGGCCCCGTACCGCGCGATCGAGGCAGTGAAGTTAGCCGTTGCGTACAGCGACCGTCGCGGCGGAAGCGGAAGCCATCCGAATCCAAACCGTGTCAATGGgagcgtcgctgcagccgcatacgcagcggcggagcggTCTCTTTTTGAGTCTTGTCTTCTCTTGCCTGAGGCACAGGGAATGCAGCATCTACTGTGTGCCTCGCAACGAACGTCGGTGTCTTGGGAGAAGAAGTCGCTCTGGCTATCGCCCCCGGTGCCGGGGCTGTCGATCATGGGCGATGTTGGTGCGGCACCGCACTTTGCGGTCAAGCCCTCAGCCTCGGTGGCCTCCGTGTACAACCCCAGCGCTGACGACGCCACGGCGCAGGTGGGGCTGAAGATGGTGGCTGTCATTGGCGCCGGAACCATGGGAACGTCGATAGCGCTCATGCTGCTGTGGAAGTCGGAGATCGAGGTCATCCTGGTGGAGATGgacgtgcagcggcaggaggtAGCTCGCCACACCATCGAAGACTATCTGCGCAGCCGCGTTGAGGCGCACCGGCTTTCTGCGCACCGCCGGGACGACATGTTGCGCCGACTGCGCGTGATGGGCAGCCTCATCACGCCATTCCCTCCTGTTCTTGCGGACGCAGATCTCGTCTTTGAGTGTGCGCCGGAGGTTGCGGCGATCAAGCAGAGCATCTTTACCCGCCTCGACTCTGTCTGCAAGCGCTCCACGATTCTCGCAACGAGCTCGTTGGCGCTGGAGGTGAATGAGCTTGCAGCCATAACGCGGCGCCCTGGACAGGTGCTCGGCATGCACTTTTTCCCACCAGCGAACGAGTCTTTGCTTGTGGAGGTGATTCGTGGGACGGCAACGGAGCAGTGGGTTGTCGAGCGTATTATGCATCTTCTGTGCCAACTGGACAAGTACCCGATCCTGTCTGTCAGCCGTCACGGCTCCGTTGGAACTCGTCTACTGCTCACAGCGCTCTACCAGGCTTATGCTATGCTGGAGGATGGCTGCTTTCCGCTGCAGATTGACAGGGCGCTGCGCAAGAATTTCCACTTCACTCGCGGTCTCTTTGAGCTTGAGGATATCATTGGCCTTGATGTAATGGGCATGGCTCGCGCATCCATGTTGGCAGCGGTAGCGCGCGCAAGCGCCACGCCCCCACCACTACCCAAAAGGGTCGGTATCGAACCGAGTGCTCCAAGTGCCGTTGAGATCAGCAACGCGTGGTGGCTGCCGAGTCGTCCTGTCTTTGACATCCCTGATGCTCTCATTGCCGCCGGCGCCCTTGGCCGCAAGACACGCACGGGGTGGTACAACTACGTGACCCCGAAGGACGCAAGCTTGGGTTATCGCCTGCGGCACCCCATTGCGTCTTGGCTGTCGACCAGATCTGGAACAGACAACGTGGGCACCGGCAGTGCCGCCAAgggtggagctgcagcaggtaTCACCAACGCCTCGGACTGCGCGCTGTCGTTGTCAGACCCTTCGATGACATCAGCAATGGCAGCTTCGAGTGTGGCGTCGCGCCACCTCTACCCGTTGGTCAGCTTGACATCCCTTGTTCTGCAGCACAACTACTCCATCGAGTACCGCACAATTGACTGCAGCAAACGCCGTCGTGTGACCCGCCGGCCGTtccacgaggaggagataTTCGAGCGCATTGTGTTCGCTATGGTAAACGAGGCGGCCAAGATCATGGCAGACGGTGTCATCGCCAGCTCGGCTGATATTGATTGCACTTCTGTTTACGCGTTTGGCTTTCCAGCGTGGAAGGGTGGGCTATGCTACTACGCGGATCACGTCGCGGGGATCGATCACATCGTGCAAAAGATGCAGGTGTACCAACGCGCACTCGGTTCGGAGGAGTTTCCGGCGCCGTGCTTGGTGCTGAGGGAGATGCAGGCAAAAGGCAAGACGTTTGCAACTATGTTCAACTAA
- a CDS encoding putative dynein intermediate chain, producing the protein MRLVSLSFSPSLCSSRFASPLLHLFCRGAALASLTAGRSFTCVYTRWPTSGLFVLCASVCAALSHSCSSIAVTSLKLSRLNRVLPSGLVVVVANRTLLDSAQLWCFLYSAAVTPLVCPPVCFAVCCDRGVTRPHTLSAVKSGAGVAFLFVTVAVVYYTFALSDFLFSILSSFNHSRENSGHMKNFSGSYAADSGDTMRSFTSLSSRRNQQPHSRDSVTGAALVAAATATSRGSSVAIPSILSSSRGSQQHSRGIMGTSSSLRSSAAKAAAREEARKRMHDMRAELEGVIHVLDGGINRTPLPLQPRQSLVGGVPHELQLLNRGGSAGSRTEVTQDMGGTTNLMSGYLDSSFIHSSFMFSKARRSSSKCDSIAAGSHIQSKRNSAGGDHGSGVRRRSDGGDIRSLESSLQSLSFAGNRRMSERSLSVCESSLVRQRAAAPAGNAADAPLPRLLQKNTLLEGAIYTPPAPLTANEKAAWRKATTTVVLTETPTILLYCHQDEAVSKEYAEKVTTVVERNCEYAAVEEAYRTDEGTQFHSTGAMTMRAPMKSVQTEVHPPPKKDSGALQVTPWMLKDAYAATLEATENAEEEGQEERQQQVGNAAGDAADSGAGADFEDALRDGDSIDGTGSGDDDGQSSDNGQSTLVSSETVTRTMSSGGVTVNSANAVASTIAGVEASRQWMLAETLLSTLRIMERAVVQNNMEAVQLSYRGIAMEGFSQDAVKTAAKPASAVDTSTCVSAMSPSTAVPGPLPVALNLHTTPLPAVPAEGSPMTPGAEGGAAATADRKAAAQVMGLGDPPQEAGAVLTSSVAVNSSAASPSSSPPVRLSEGIRLLWRFGSPQLTQGRGVACMAWNRRENDMLAVGYTACRRSLLQDDDNNRGNDVASSVIYKRAQGQEAHGMVCCWSLKNPLSPELILYLRGDADVTALAFSFEHPSLLAVGSSAGEIVIYDIQHDIVLPSIVPAVIGAAGGQHTGAIWELQWVPKGKEHGEFLTSISADGRVVQWAVGKSIERVPPDLMHLQRQPGMHVEKAFIAGVAEAEAAAALAESALGGKGGANKQPRRPVPRSAAGSTGARSGGGGGGGAAEEAILSRQCGGMCFDICPSDTAVYIVGTEDGSVLQCSKSQTENYDLEYEPHSDLVYRVRWSPYSAAYFLTCSADWTSRLYRVGTKKAQLRFHSVRQDAVQDVAWSHTNALIFATVTAQGNAEVWTVMDGMHPCTTVEYRDHRRLSAVLFAEQETPVLVVGDEEGDVTVFRLDAPSYKRCDLTDDEQETLLAEAVRKQLA; encoded by the coding sequence ATGCGTCtagtttctctctctttctctccctctctttgctcaTCACGTTTTGCCTCTCCGTTGTTGCACCTTTTttgccgcggcgctgcacttGCGTCGCTTACTGCGGGACGCTCGTTTACATGCGTCTACACTCGATGGCCCACTAGTGGCCTTTTTGTGTTGTGTGCGAGTGTCTGTGCTGCTTTGTCCCACAGTTGTTCCTCTATTGCTGTGACGTCTTTGAAGCTCTCAAGGCTGAATCGTGTCTTGCCGTCTGgtcttgttgttgttgttgctaATCGGACTCTTCTCGATTCAGCTCAGTTGTGGTGTTTCCTTTACTCCGCTGCAGTTACCCCTTTGGTCTGTCCTCCAGTGTGTTTTGCCGTCTGTTGCGACCGTGGCGTTACCAGGCCCCACACACTGTCTGCCGTGAAGAGTGGTGCTGGTGTCGCATTTTTGTTTGTGACTGTGGCTGTCGTGTACTACACCTTTGCTCTGTCTgattttctcttttccattCTCTCGTCTTTTAATCATAGCCGTGAAAACTCAGGCCACATGAAGAACTTCTCCGGGAGCTACGCTGCTGATTCTGGCGACACGATGAGGAGCTTCACCTCGCTCTCGTCGCGCCGTAATCAGCAGCCTCACAGTCGTGACAGTGTTACCGGCGCAGCGTTAGTCGCAGCGGCCACGGCCACGAgtcgtggcagcagcgtcgccatACCGAGCAtcttgtcgtcgtcgcgggGATCGCAGCAACACAGCAGGGGCATAATGGGGACTTCGTCGTCCTTGCGGTCCAGTGCCGCGAAAGCGGCCGCtcgcgaggaggcgcggaAGCGCATGCATGACATGCGCGCCGAGCTCGAGGGTGTCATTCACGTGCTCGATGGCGGCATCAATCGaacgccactgccgctgcagccgcgacAGAGCCTTGTCGGTGGAGTGCCGCATgaactgcagctgctcaacAGAGGTGGCTCCGCTGGAAGTCGCACGGAGGTGACTCAGGATATGGGCGGGACGACGAATCTCATGAGCGGTTACCTGGACAGCTCCTTCATTCATTCATCGTTCATGTTCAGCAAGGCCAGGCGCAGCAGTAGCAAGTGCGACTCGATAGCGGCGGGCAGTCACATCCAGAGCAAGAGAAACAGTGCGGGTGGCGATCATGGCAGCGGCGTACGCAGACGCAGCGATGGCGGAGACATCCGCAGCCTTGAGTCGAGTCTCCAGtcgctctccttcgccgGTAACCGCCGCATGTCAGAGCGTTCATTATCGGTTTGCGAATCGTCGTTGGTACGtcagcgcgctgccgctcccgcTGGCAACGCCGCTGATGCACCGCTCCCGAGACTTTTGCAGAAGAACACGCTGCTCGAGGGGGCCATCTATACGCCGCCGGCACCGTTGACAGCGAACGAGAAGGCTGCATGGCGCAAGgcaaccaccaccgtcgTCCTCACCGAAACCCCCACCATCTTACTGTACTGCCATCAGGATGAGGCGGTGTCGAAGGAGTATGCGGAGAAGGTTACCACCGTCGTGGAACGCAACTGCGAGTACgcagctgtggaggaggcctACCGGACGGACGAGGGCACCCAGTTCCACAGCACGGGCGCCATGACAATGCGTGCGCCCATGAAGTCGGTGCAGACCGAAGTCCATCCGCCGCCAAAGAAAGACAGCGGTGCCCTGCAGGTGACTCCGTGGATGCTGAAGGACGCGTACGCGGCGACGCTGGAGGCCACAGAGAAcgctgaggaggaaggcCAGGAGGAGCGACAGCAACAAGTGGGCAACGCTGCCGGCGACGCGGctgacagcggcgctggtgctgatTTTGAGGACGCCCTGCGTGACGGAGACAGCATTgacggcaccggcagcggagATGACGACGGCCAGAGCAGTGACAATGGACAGTCCACACTGGTGTCCTCTGAAACAGTGACACGTACAATGAGCAGCGGAGGCGTGACGGTAAACAGTGCCAACGCTGTCGCCTCCACCATTGCTGGTGTAGAGGCGAGTAGGCAGTGGATGCTGGCGGAGACGTTGCTGTCCACGCTACGCATCATGGAGCGTGCTGTGGTGCAAAACAAcatggaggcggtgcagcttTCTTACCGAGGAATCGCCATGGAGGGCTTTAGCCAAGATGCGGTGAAGACAGCTGCAAAGCCCGCCTCTGCTGTCGACACCTCTACCTGTGTATCTGCGATGTCCCCATCAACAGCGGTGCCAGGGCCACTGCCAGTGGCTCTTAATTTGCACACGACACCACTGCCGGCTGTCCCAGCGGAAGGTTCCCCCATGACCCCAGGGGCTGAaggaggggcagcagcgacggcggacAGAAAGGCTGCTGCACAGGTGATGGGCTTAGGGGACCCACCACAGGAAGCTGGTGCAGTGCTCACCTCATCAGTCGCCGTAAACTCTAGCGCAGCCTCGCCGTCTTCGTCTCCACCTGTGCGCCTTAGTGAGGGCATTCGCCTTCTCTGGCGTTTTGGCTCGCCACAGCTGACACAGGGTCGTGGTGTAGCCTGCATGGCGTGGAACCGGCGTGAGAACGACATGCTAGCGGTGGGGTACACCGCATGCCGacgctcgctgctgcaggacgATGACAACAACAGGGGCAACGATGTCGCATCGTCGGTGATCTACAAGCGCGCTCAGGGCCAGGAGGCTCACGGTATGGTGTGCTGCTGGTCGCTGAAGAACCCACTGTCCCCGGAGCTAATTCTGTACCTGCGCGGCGACGCTGACGTCACGGCTcttgccttttcctttgaGCACCCCAGTCTGCTTGctgtcggcagcagcgctggcgagATTGTCATCTATGACATCCAGCACGACATCGTGCTCCCCTCTATTGTTCCTGCCGTCATCGGTGCGGCTGGTGGCCAGCATACTGGCGCGATCTGGGAGCTGCAGTGGGTGCCAAAAGGAAAGGAACATGGCGAGTTCCTCACGTCCATCTCCGCTGATGGTCGCGTGGTGCAGTGGGCAGTGGGCAAGTCGATTGAGCGTGTTCCACCAGACCTCATGCatctgcagcgccagccggGCATGCATGTGGAGAAGGCTTTTATTGCCGGTGTCGCAGAGGCtgaggcggctgccgcgtTGGCCGAGTCCGCCCTGGGCGGCAAAGGGGGTGCCAATAAGCAGCCCCGAAGACcggtgccgaggagcgctGCTGGGTCTACAGGAGCcagaagcggcggcggtggcggtggcggtgcagcggaggaggcgatCCTGTCTCGGCAGTGTGGCGGCATGTGCTTTGATATTTGTCCATCAGACACGGCTGTGTACATCGTCGGCACCGAGGATGGCTCCGTCCTACAATGCAGCAAGAGTCAGACGGAGAACTACGACTTGGAGTACGAGCCGCACTCGGATCTGGTGTACCGCGTTCGGTGGTCGCCCTACAGCGCTGCATACTTTCTCACCTGCTCGGCAGACTGGACCTCGCGTCTTTACAGGGTTGGTACCAAAAAGGCGCAGCTACGCTTTCACAGTGTCCGGCAAGACGCTGTGCAGGATGTGGCGTGGTCGCACACAAACGCCCTTATCTTTGCCACGGTGACGGCACAGGGTAACGCGGAGGTGTGGACAGTCATGGATGGCATGCACCCTTGCACCACTGTTGAATACCGTGACCATCGCCGTCTGAGCGCTGTCCTCTTCGCAGAGCAGGAGACGCCAGTGCTCGTCGTTGGTGATGAGGAGGGTGATGTGACGGTATTCCGGCTAGACGCGCCATCGTACAAGCGCTGCGACCTCACAGATGACGAGcaggagacgctgctggcagAGGCAGTCCGAAAACAGCTGGCCTAG